The proteins below come from a single Mycobacterium parmense genomic window:
- the trxA gene encoding thioredoxin: protein MTNAEKSGGTIEVTDASFSSDVLSSDTPVLVDFWATWCGPCKMVAPVLEEIASERSGQLTVAKLDVDANPETARDFQVVSIPTMILFKEGQPVKRIVGAKGKAALLRELSDAVPNLT, encoded by the coding sequence ATGACCAACGCCGAAAAATCCGGTGGCACAATTGAAGTGACCGACGCGTCCTTCTCGTCTGACGTGTTGTCCAGCGATACGCCTGTGCTGGTGGACTTTTGGGCCACGTGGTGCGGGCCCTGCAAGATGGTCGCACCGGTTCTCGAGGAGATCGCGAGCGAACGGTCCGGTCAGCTCACCGTCGCCAAGCTCGACGTCGACGCCAACCCGGAGACGGCCCGTGACTTCCAGGTGGTGTCGATCCCGACGATGATCCTGTTCAAGGAGGGCCAGCCGGTCAAGCGAATCGTCGGCGCCAAGGGCAAAGCGGCCCTGCTGCGGGAACTGTCCGACGCGGTCCCCAACCTCACCTGA